The following coding sequences lie in one uncultured Mailhella sp. genomic window:
- a CDS encoding helicase-related protein, which produces MKSHLSSQSWQYSTVHNSACKVIEEKSLWGQTVCRIWLPNQNALVLVPRSALRSLSADLRPEIEIGRIAYVAAAAKVAEVLEGASSTADGHVLLAPMESNVIPLPHQIHALSRAVSGDRVRYLLADEVGLGKTIEAGLIMRELKLRGLVRRILIVVPKGIASQWVVEMQTHFNEHFQLVLGDDIGTLQRMASGTNQCNSAWSMFDQVIVSLDSVKPMDKRRGWTAERIADYNRSRFEELITAGWDMVVVDEAHRLGGSTDHVARYKLGKGLAEAAPYLLLLSATPHQGKTDAFHRLMNLLDEDAFPDMASVSRARVAPYIIRTEKRKAVDADGKPLFKPRRTQMAPVTWESRHHLQQLLYEAVTDYVREGYNQALREKKRHIGFLMLLMQRLVVSSTRAIRTTLERRLTAIKESKHQAGMRMAELKNSAEGSESVDDEMVELYDMDGQELLDELLKSRVSALQSEGIYVESLLDAAVRCEQAGPDAKAEALINWIYDLQAEESEPDLKVLIFTEFVPTQQMLKEFLEARGISVVTLNGSMDMEERKQVQEAFSKSYRVLVSTDAGGEGLNLQFAHIIINYDIPWNPMRLEQRIGRVDRIGQPKTVRAINFVFEESVEFRVREVLEQKLSVIFEEFGIDKTGDVLDSAQAGEMFEDVFASAIMNPDGIETSVEHTVARLRNEIQQAHDASAVYDISETPDIQVAERLRSHPLPYWVERMTVGYLNSHGGSAIRKRSWWDLSWPGGQEYHKVVFSAREANRLPDATLLNLENSRVRGLALNLPQIAAGQPLPCVRVSGLPDSISGLWGLFEIRLQAGMHHKTQLLHIPMVRRGYVSVFLSGEGKLFLPTARHIWDALQTADIQVQASLSQDESLVVYERLQTLAEQAGQEKFDALQHAHLVSVAREEERGIISFASRRKAIERVGLPEVRQFRASRCDADESDWLRALQEARQIVPEIRPLLMLQIIKGGV; this is translated from the coding sequence ATGAAGTCTCACCTCAGCAGTCAGAGTTGGCAATACAGCACAGTTCATAACAGCGCCTGCAAGGTCATTGAAGAGAAGTCCTTGTGGGGTCAGACTGTGTGCCGCATCTGGTTGCCGAATCAGAACGCATTGGTGCTCGTGCCCCGTTCAGCGTTACGGTCGCTGAGTGCCGACTTGCGGCCGGAGATTGAGATCGGACGCATTGCCTATGTGGCAGCCGCAGCCAAGGTGGCCGAAGTGCTGGAAGGAGCCAGCAGCACAGCCGACGGTCATGTGCTGCTGGCTCCCATGGAGTCCAACGTCATTCCTCTGCCTCATCAGATCCATGCCTTGTCCCGTGCGGTCTCAGGCGACCGCGTGCGTTACCTGCTGGCCGACGAGGTGGGCTTGGGTAAGACCATAGAGGCCGGTCTGATCATGCGCGAACTCAAACTGCGCGGACTGGTTCGGCGAATTCTGATTGTTGTTCCCAAAGGCATTGCTTCCCAGTGGGTGGTGGAAATGCAGACTCACTTCAACGAGCATTTCCAGCTTGTGCTGGGCGACGACATCGGCACGCTGCAACGTATGGCCTCAGGGACGAATCAGTGCAACTCGGCCTGGTCGATGTTCGATCAGGTCATCGTCTCTTTGGATTCGGTCAAGCCCATGGACAAGCGGCGCGGCTGGACAGCCGAGCGCATAGCCGACTACAACCGCAGCCGATTTGAGGAACTGATCACCGCCGGATGGGACATGGTGGTGGTGGATGAAGCTCATCGTCTGGGGGGCAGCACAGACCATGTTGCCCGTTATAAACTCGGTAAGGGCTTGGCCGAAGCCGCGCCCTATTTGTTGCTCCTTTCGGCCACTCCCCACCAAGGCAAGACCGATGCCTTTCATCGCCTGATGAACCTGCTGGATGAAGATGCCTTTCCAGACATGGCCAGTGTTTCCCGAGCGCGGGTGGCCCCGTATATCATCCGTACCGAAAAGCGCAAGGCCGTTGATGCCGACGGCAAGCCGCTCTTTAAACCTCGGCGGACACAGATGGCTCCGGTGACTTGGGAGAGTCGTCATCATCTGCAGCAACTTCTTTATGAAGCGGTGACCGACTATGTACGCGAGGGCTACAATCAGGCTCTACGCGAGAAAAAGCGCCATATAGGCTTTTTGATGCTCCTGATGCAGCGTCTGGTTGTTTCCAGCACCAGAGCTATCCGTACTACCTTGGAGCGTCGGCTTACGGCAATCAAAGAGAGCAAACATCAGGCCGGTATGCGTATGGCGGAGCTGAAAAACAGCGCGGAAGGCTCAGAAAGCGTAGATGATGAAATGGTCGAGCTCTACGATATGGACGGCCAGGAACTGCTTGATGAGCTGTTGAAGTCCCGGGTCTCGGCTCTTCAGAGTGAAGGCATCTATGTGGAGAGCCTGCTCGACGCTGCGGTTCGCTGCGAACAGGCTGGACCGGATGCCAAGGCTGAAGCTTTGATCAATTGGATTTACGATCTTCAGGCCGAGGAAAGCGAGCCGGACCTGAAGGTGCTGATTTTCACTGAGTTCGTGCCGACCCAGCAGATGTTGAAAGAATTCTTGGAGGCCCGGGGAATTTCGGTCGTCACCCTGAATGGATCCATGGATATGGAGGAACGCAAGCAGGTCCAGGAAGCCTTCAGCAAATCGTACCGCGTGCTGGTCTCCACCGATGCGGGTGGAGAAGGGCTGAACCTGCAGTTCGCCCATATCATTATCAATTACGACATTCCTTGGAATCCGATGAGGCTGGAGCAGCGAATCGGCCGTGTGGACCGTATCGGACAGCCCAAGACGGTACGGGCAATCAACTTTGTATTTGAGGAGTCGGTCGAGTTTCGTGTCCGTGAAGTGCTGGAGCAGAAACTCTCGGTCATTTTCGAAGAGTTCGGTATTGACAAGACCGGCGATGTTCTCGACTCTGCCCAGGCCGGTGAGATGTTCGAGGATGTGTTCGCCTCGGCCATTATGAATCCTGATGGCATTGAGACATCCGTGGAGCACACGGTGGCCCGGCTTCGCAATGAGATTCAGCAAGCTCATGATGCCTCCGCCGTCTATGATATTTCAGAAACACCGGATATACAGGTAGCTGAGCGTCTGCGTTCTCATCCGCTGCCTTATTGGGTGGAGCGGATGACCGTGGGGTATCTCAATTCTCACGGCGGTTCGGCAATCCGTAAGCGCTCCTGGTGGGATCTGAGCTGGCCGGGCGGTCAAGAGTATCACAAGGTTGTGTTCAGCGCACGGGAAGCAAATCGTCTGCCCGATGCAACTCTGCTCAATCTTGAAAATAGCCGTGTCCGTGGGCTGGCCCTAAATCTGCCGCAGATCGCGGCTGGCCAGCCTTTGCCTTGTGTACGCGTGAGTGGATTGCCGGACAGTATTTCCGGGCTCTGGGGGCTCTTTGAAATTCGTCTTCAGGCCGGGATGCATCATAAGACACAACTTTTGCACATTCCCATGGTGCGGCGGGGATATGTTAGTGTGTTCCTGAGTGGAGAAGGCAAATTGTTTTTACCCACAGCCCGGCATATCTGGGATGCACTGCAGACAGCGGACATTCAGGTGCAGGCCAGTCTCAGTCAGGACGAGTCTCTTGTCGTTTATGAGCGGTTGCAGACATTGGCTGAACAGGCCGGACAGGAGAAGTTTGATGCATTACAGCATGCGCATCTTGTGTCTGTAGCTCGCGAGGAGGAACGCGGCATCATTTCCTTTGCCTCGCGACGCAAGGCCATTGAGCGGGTGGGCTTGCCGGAGGTGCGGCAATTCAGAGCGTCTCGTTGCGATGCTGACGAATCTGATTGGCTGCGGGCTTTGCAGGAAGCGCGACAGATTGTGCCGGAAATCCGGCCGCTGCTGATGCTGCAGATTATCAAGGGGGGCGTTTAA
- a CDS encoding RNA ligase family protein produces MNDNFFKFPSTPHLAALTGVDIRDDKVLSESERFDFLRHSLVVEEKVDGANLGISFDSEGNIRAQNRGAYLYLPGTGQWKKLGDWLPPRIDMLFEVLSDKFILFGEWCYAQHSIFYDQLPDWFLGFDIYDKRVGRFLSSERRDALLREMCISQVPIVARGRFTYPEIQKLLSVSKFSDQPAEGIYLRVDQGDWLSQRAKLVRPAFIQAVETHWTRSAIRPNRLSSELQG; encoded by the coding sequence GTGAACGATAATTTTTTCAAGTTTCCTTCCACTCCGCATCTGGCAGCGTTGACTGGTGTCGATATCCGAGATGATAAGGTGCTTTCGGAATCGGAACGTTTTGATTTCCTACGGCATAGTCTTGTTGTCGAAGAAAAGGTAGATGGCGCAAATCTGGGAATCTCTTTTGATTCGGAAGGAAATATTCGAGCTCAGAACCGAGGAGCATATCTGTACCTGCCTGGAACAGGACAGTGGAAAAAACTTGGCGACTGGCTGCCCCCCCGGATCGATATGCTGTTTGAGGTTCTTTCCGACAAGTTCATACTTTTCGGAGAATGGTGCTATGCCCAGCACTCGATTTTTTATGATCAGTTGCCTGATTGGTTCCTTGGTTTCGATATTTATGATAAACGGGTTGGCAGGTTTCTTTCTTCGGAACGCAGGGATGCGCTTTTAAGGGAAATGTGCATTTCCCAAGTTCCTATTGTTGCACGCGGGCGCTTCACTTATCCAGAAATTCAAAAACTCCTATCTGTTTCAAAATTTAGCGATCAGCCTGCGGAAGGAATCTATCTTCGAGTTGATCAAGGAGACTGGCTGTCTCAACGGGCTAAACTGGTTCGACCGGCGTTTATCCAAGCTGTAGAGACGCACTGGACGCGCTCCGCCATCAGGCCGAATCGGTTGAGCTCGGAGTTGCAAGGATGA
- a CDS encoding DUF3696 domain-containing protein translates to MLKELRIQNFKGWKDTGPIRLAPISLFFGANSSGKSSIGQFLIMLKQTVESPDRKAVFYPGGKNSAVQLGSYQEMVFHRDPKNKIAFDYRWSLLESLKFKDPLSGETFSGDELDFSAEIELSDAMKNLLQVAKFKYRLLNNDTQTLSIDFLRKSDKGEYTASTEQYTLVRKKMRAWSPKDVVRFYGFPDEVVAYYQNAEFVQSLNLAHEKLFSSIYYLGPLRTKAERLYTWSGIAPESVGFAGENTIAAILAARDRKISLGYKRPTKPFEEIIALKLKEMGLIEEFKVSPISQQRQDYEVKVRTKGSEDWVNLPDVGFGISQVLPVLVQCFYAPAGSIILMEQPEIHLHPSAQSALADVMIDVINSRENGNDRNIQLVIETHSEHFLRRLQRRIAEDAISQEDVSVYFANNSKTPATLEPLQIDIFGNIKNWPENFFGDEMGDITEQAKAALKKRIQQNT, encoded by the coding sequence ATGCTCAAAGAATTACGCATACAGAACTTCAAAGGTTGGAAGGATACCGGACCTATTCGTCTGGCTCCCATTTCGTTGTTTTTCGGTGCCAACAGCTCCGGTAAATCCAGCATAGGACAGTTTCTGATTATGCTGAAGCAGACCGTTGAATCACCGGATCGAAAAGCTGTATTTTATCCCGGAGGGAAGAACTCTGCTGTTCAGCTTGGCTCCTATCAGGAAATGGTTTTTCATCGTGATCCGAAAAACAAAATTGCTTTTGACTACAGGTGGTCATTGCTGGAGAGCTTGAAGTTTAAAGACCCTTTGTCAGGAGAGACTTTTTCTGGAGACGAATTGGATTTTAGTGCCGAGATTGAATTAAGCGACGCCATGAAGAATTTGCTCCAGGTCGCAAAATTCAAATATCGCCTTCTTAATAATGATACACAGACACTTTCCATTGATTTTTTAAGAAAATCTGACAAAGGTGAATATACTGCATCAACAGAGCAATATACGCTTGTCAGAAAGAAAATGAGAGCTTGGTCTCCCAAAGATGTTGTTCGATTTTATGGTTTCCCTGACGAGGTAGTTGCCTATTATCAAAATGCTGAGTTCGTTCAGTCTTTAAATCTTGCGCATGAAAAATTATTTAGCTCAATTTATTATCTTGGGCCACTAAGAACAAAGGCGGAAAGGCTTTATACTTGGAGTGGTATCGCTCCAGAAAGTGTTGGTTTTGCAGGTGAAAATACCATTGCAGCAATTCTGGCGGCACGAGACCGAAAAATTAGTTTAGGTTACAAAAGGCCGACAAAGCCGTTTGAGGAAATTATTGCCCTCAAGCTTAAAGAAATGGGACTTATCGAAGAGTTTAAGGTCAGCCCTATATCTCAACAGCGGCAGGACTATGAGGTTAAGGTTCGCACAAAAGGATCAGAGGATTGGGTGAACCTTCCAGACGTCGGTTTTGGCATTTCGCAAGTTCTGCCGGTTCTTGTGCAGTGCTTTTATGCTCCTGCGGGCTCGATCATCCTTATGGAGCAGCCGGAAATTCACCTGCACCCAAGCGCACAGTCTGCGCTGGCCGATGTGATGATCGACGTGATCAATTCCAGAGAAAATGGAAACGATAGAAACATTCAACTAGTTATTGAAACCCATTCTGAGCATTTCCTGCGCCGGTTGCAGAGGCGAATTGCCGAAGATGCTATTTCACAAGAAGACGTATCTGTTTATTTCGCTAATAATTCTAAGACGCCTGCGACACTTGAACCTCTACAAATTGACATATTCGGTAATATTAAAAACTGGCCGGAAAATTTTTTTGGTGATGAAATGGGTGACATCACCGAACAAGCTAAAGCTGCCTTGAAAAAAAGGATACAACAGAACACATGA
- a CDS encoding DNA methyltransferase — translation MKELSLFNTLPEAPQKPCDPVICLGMTFENDEARRAYFTEKLRKKLQDPEFRKIEGFPIGSDEDILTLSDPPYYTACPNPWIADFIAEWEAQKPKQPEGYHYHREPFAADVSEGKNDPIYNAHSYHTKVPHKAIMRYILHYTEPGDIVFDGFCGTGMTGVAAQMCGDREVVLSLGYQVKPDGTILKEESDEDGKKIWRPFSKLGIRKAILNDLSPAATFIAYNYNTPVDVKKIDKEAKRVLNEVEKECGWMYQTAHYETKTVKGITKTVKTIGTINYTVWSDVFICPECSRELVFWDVAVDSIAGVVRDTFPCPHCGATLTKRGMERSWITKYDAAIKQTIRQAKQVPVLINYSVLNESTGRSKRFDKTPDADDIALIQKIESMEIPYWFPTNELQDGFNTRQPKVSHGLTHVHHFYTKRNLWVIASLWNHFSFKFELTNFLSRNLTKMNRFIINKYNPTGRINGPMTGTLYIPSEQVEQSTFSLFREKLIKKGWKISGNIISTQSSSDIHSIESNSVDYLFFDPPFGANINYSELNTIWEGWLRVSTNSLPEAVENDIQQKTLQDYKRIMLNCFLEAYRVLKPGKWITVEFSNTRASVWNSIQSAISDAGFIISNTSILDKKHGGIKSMSYSTAVKQDLVISAYKPNGGFEDRFQKEVQNEEGVWDFVRTHLKYLPVTKQQGASLQFVLERDPRILFDQMVAYYVRKGYPVPLSSQDFQVGLAQRFAERDGMYFLAEQVAEYDRKKMTSSELQQMSMFVSDEASAIQWLRQLIKEKPQTFSDINPQFMQQLGGWSKNESQLDLRELLNQNFLCYDGKGPVPEQIHAYLSTNWKELRNLSKDDPTLVAKARDRWYVPDPRKAGDLEKLREKALLKEFEEYKEAKKKLKVFRLEAVRAGFKKAWQERDYAVIIAVAEKLPTNVMEEDPKLLMWYDQAVTRMGGE, via the coding sequence ATGAAAGAACTCAGTTTGTTTAACACTTTGCCTGAAGCACCTCAGAAGCCCTGCGACCCGGTGATCTGTCTCGGCATGACGTTTGAAAATGATGAGGCACGTCGCGCCTATTTCACTGAGAAACTGCGCAAAAAGCTCCAGGATCCAGAATTCCGCAAGATTGAAGGCTTTCCCATAGGCAGCGATGAGGACATCCTGACTTTAAGTGATCCGCCGTACTATACAGCCTGTCCGAATCCGTGGATTGCTGACTTCATTGCTGAGTGGGAAGCCCAGAAGCCGAAGCAGCCTGAAGGTTATCACTATCACCGTGAACCCTTTGCGGCTGATGTCAGCGAGGGGAAGAACGATCCCATCTACAACGCACATTCCTACCATACCAAGGTGCCGCACAAGGCCATCATGCGCTATATTCTCCATTACACAGAGCCGGGGGATATCGTGTTCGATGGCTTTTGTGGAACCGGTATGACGGGAGTTGCCGCGCAGATGTGCGGGGATCGTGAAGTTGTTTTGTCTCTTGGGTACCAGGTGAAACCTGATGGAACCATTTTGAAGGAAGAGAGCGATGAAGATGGCAAAAAAATTTGGCGGCCATTTTCAAAACTTGGTATACGTAAAGCAATTCTTAATGATCTCTCACCGGCAGCGACTTTCATTGCTTACAATTACAATACTCCCGTAGATGTGAAAAAAATCGACAAAGAAGCAAAACGCGTTTTGAACGAGGTAGAAAAAGAATGCGGTTGGATGTATCAGACTGCACATTATGAGACAAAAACCGTCAAAGGAATTACCAAGACGGTCAAAACAATTGGAACTATTAATTATACTGTATGGTCTGATGTATTCATTTGTCCGGAATGCTCTCGGGAGTTAGTGTTCTGGGATGTTGCTGTAGATAGTATTGCTGGTGTGGTACGTGATACATTTCCCTGTCCGCACTGCGGTGCAACGCTAACTAAACGCGGAATGGAACGTTCTTGGATAACAAAATACGATGCTGCTATTAAGCAGACTATCCGACAGGCTAAACAGGTTCCTGTACTTATCAATTACTCTGTGCTCAACGAAAGCACAGGCAGAAGTAAACGCTTTGATAAGACTCCAGATGCCGATGATATAGCTTTAATTCAAAAAATTGAATCAATGGAAATTCCTTATTGGTTTCCAACAAATGAACTTCAAGATGGATTTAATACACGTCAACCTAAAGTATCACATGGTTTAACTCATGTTCATCATTTTTATACAAAAAGAAATTTATGGGTAATAGCATCATTATGGAATCACTTTTCTTTTAAGTTTGAGTTAACAAATTTTCTTTCTAGAAATTTAACAAAAATGAATAGATTTATTATTAATAAATATAATCCAACTGGACGGATTAATGGGCCTATGACTGGGACTCTTTATATTCCAAGTGAACAGGTAGAACAGTCTACATTTTCTCTCTTTCGAGAAAAATTAATCAAAAAAGGGTGGAAAATTTCTGGAAATATAATATCTACCCAGAGTTCTTCTGATATTCATAGTATAGAATCTAACTCAGTTGATTATCTTTTTTTTGATCCTCCATTTGGAGCAAATATTAACTACTCGGAGCTAAATACTATATGGGAAGGATGGCTTCGTGTTTCAACAAACTCACTCCCTGAAGCCGTCGAAAATGATATTCAACAAAAGACATTGCAAGATTATAAAAGAATAATGCTAAATTGTTTTTTAGAGGCATATCGAGTTTTAAAACCTGGCAAGTGGATAACTGTTGAATTTTCAAATACTCGTGCAAGTGTTTGGAATAGTATACAGTCTGCTATTTCAGATGCAGGATTTATTATCTCTAACACATCAATATTAGATAAAAAACATGGTGGAATAAAATCAATGAGTTATTCCACAGCCGTCAAACAAGATCTTGTTATCTCAGCTTATAAACCTAATGGAGGTTTTGAAGATCGTTTTCAGAAAGAGGTACAAAACGAAGAAGGTGTTTGGGATTTTGTCCGTACTCACTTGAAATATCTACCAGTTACGAAGCAACAAGGAGCCTCGTTACAATTTGTTTTGGAACGGGATCCACGAATTTTGTTTGACCAAATGGTCGCCTATTATGTCCGCAAGGGTTACCCAGTTCCGCTCTCCAGCCAAGATTTTCAGGTTGGTCTTGCACAGCGCTTTGCAGAGCGGGATGGTATGTATTTTTTGGCAGAACAGGTTGCGGAATATGATCGTAAGAAGATGACATCGAGTGAATTGCAGCAGATGTCCATGTTTGTCTCTGATGAGGCATCCGCCATTCAGTGGCTCCGTCAGCTCATCAAGGAAAAGCCTCAGACTTTTTCTGACATCAACCCGCAATTCATGCAGCAACTGGGAGGTTGGAGTAAAAACGAGTCTCAACTCGATCTGCGCGAACTGTTGAACCAGAACTTCCTCTGTTACGATGGCAAAGGCCCAGTGCCCGAGCAGATACACGCCTACCTTTCCACCAACTGGAAAGAGCTGCGTAATCTGTCCAAGGATGATCCGACCCTGGTCGCCAAGGCTCGTGACCGCTGGTATGTGCCCGATCCCCGCAAGGCGGGAGACCTGGAGAAGCTGCGCGAAAAGGCGTTGCTCAAAGAGTTCGAGGAATACAAAGAGGCAAAAAAGAAGCTCAAGGTATTTCGTCTGGAGGCAGTCCGTGCTGGCTTTAAGAAAGCCTGGCAGGAACGCGATTATGCCGTTATCATTGCCGTGGCTGAAAAACTTCCTACCAATGTCATGGAAGAAGATCCCAAGTTGCTCATGTGGTATGACCAGGCAGTAACCAGGATGGGAGGGGAATAA